One genomic region from Marmota flaviventris isolate mMarFla1 chromosome 6, mMarFla1.hap1, whole genome shotgun sequence encodes:
- the LOC114102718 gene encoding serpin B9-like, with protein sequence MDSLSKANGTFAIQVLKMLCQDRPSQNVFFSPLSISSALATVLLGAKGNTKVQMAQAMSLNTEEDIHKGFQMLLTQVNKPGSKYLLRTANRLFGEKTCDFLSTFKESCLQFYHGELELLSFAEATEKSREHINTWVSKEMKGKIPELLPTNSIDGQAKLVLVNANYFKGMWDEPFDKSRVCEMPFLINQEESRPVQMMCQKANFNYIYISEAQTQVVELPYAGKELSMIILLPDEDVDLSVVENSLTFEKFIDWTEAASLQNIEVKVFIPRFKLQGDYVMESVLQRLGMVDVFQEGQADLSAMSTETDLCLSKFVHKSVLEVNEEGTEAVAGSDIHDMDDCFSYLPYFTADHPFLFFIRHNETNTLLFCGRFSSP encoded by the exons ATGGATTCTCTTTCAAAAGCAAATGGCACCTTTGCCATCCAGGTTTTGAAGATGCTGTGTCAAGACAGACCTtcacaaaatgtgtttttttcccccctgagcATCTCCTCTGCCTTGGCCACGGTCCTCCTGGGGGCAAAGGGGAACACCAAGGTCCAGATGGCTCAG GCAATGTCTTTAAACACAGAGGAAGATATCCATAAGGGCTTCCAGATGCTTCTTACCCAAGTGAACAAGCCTGGCTCAAAGTACTTACTTAGAACAGCCAATAGGCTCTTTGGAGAGAAGACCTGTGATTTCCTCTCA ACATTTAAGGAGTCCTGTCTTCAGTTCTACCATGGGGAGCTGGAGCTGCTGTCCTTTGCCGAAGCTACAGAGAAGTCCAGGGAGCATATAAATACTTGGGTCTCAAAAGAGATGAAAG GTAAAATTCCAGAGTTGCTACCAACGAACTCAATTGATGGGCAGGCCAAGTTGGTTCTTGTCAATGCCAATTACTTCAAAGGAATGTGGGATGAGCCATTTGACAAATCACGTGTGTGTGAAATGCCTTTCCTAATAAACCAG GAGGAGTCAAGGCCAGTGCAGATGATGTGTCAGAAAGCCAATTTTAACTACATCTACATCAGTGAGGCCCAGACACAGGTGGTGGAGCTGCCCTATGCTGGCAAGGAGCTGAGCATGATCATCCTGCTCCCAGATGAGGACGTGGACCTCAGTGTG GTGGAAAATAGCCTTACTTTTGAGAAATTCATAGACTGGACCGAGGCAGCCTCTTTGCAGAATATTGAAGTGAAAGTTTTCATTCCAAGATTTAAACTGCAGGGGGATTACGTCATGGAGTCTGTGCTTCAGCGTCTGGGAATGGTCGATGTCTTCCAAGAGGGCCAGGCTGACTTGTCTGCAATGTCAACTGAGACAGACCTGTGTCTGTCCAAGTTTGTGCACAAGAGTGTCTTGGAAGTGAATGAGGAAGGCACTGAGGCTGTGGCGGGCTCAGATATACATGATATGGATGACTGCTTTTCATATTTACCATATTTCACTGCTGAtcaccccttccttttctttatcaGGCATAATGAAACCAACACTCTTCTGTTCTGTGGCAGATTCTCATCTCCCTAA